The following proteins come from a genomic window of Corynebacterium hansenii:
- a CDS encoding DoxX family protein, giving the protein MTIPQLPAVARDVLGLIARIGLGVVLLAHGWQKLFDWTMAGTQAGFEKMGAPVPALSAWIAAIVEFGGGLLILIGAFQAIVGIVVALLMSGAWAIAHTGNGLFVANGGPELVIVIGAGALFLAAFGSGRFSVDAVLASRRARRTATAAEA; this is encoded by the coding sequence ATGACCATCCCCCAGCTGCCCGCCGTCGCCCGCGACGTTCTGGGCCTCATCGCCCGCATCGGCCTCGGCGTCGTTCTGCTCGCCCACGGCTGGCAGAAGCTGTTCGACTGGACCATGGCCGGCACGCAGGCCGGGTTCGAGAAGATGGGCGCGCCCGTCCCGGCGCTGTCCGCCTGGATCGCGGCGATCGTCGAATTCGGCGGCGGCCTGCTGATCCTGATCGGCGCGTTCCAGGCGATCGTGGGCATCGTCGTCGCTCTGCTGATGTCCGGCGCCTGGGCCATCGCCCACACCGGCAACGGCCTGTTCGTCGCGAACGGCGGTCCGGAGCTGGTCATCGTCATCGGCGCCGGCGCGCTGTTCCTGGCGGCGTTCGGATCGGGCCGCTTCTCCGTGGATGCGGTTCTTGCTTCGCGACGGGCCCGCCGCACCGCCACCGCCGCCGAGGCCTAA
- a CDS encoding galactokinase family protein, translating into MPVPAAVERVRESAGPDATIAHAPGSVELLGETCAATGGMLLATALPASVAVALEPNDSGELTVISAKTGEETSLPMPDSVPEAYPAEVTAVAAAIVALQHTMHLIPRTDSGITVRWASNIPGGRGLGEIAALQSAVALAANARWGDRDDVPTRARLAAALHEASAAHYGAHWPLHPYTAALRSRPDSVLTCNHSDEAVTQTPRPDNLALMVAYSPDITGASPQVERHEFFAEACSAFGVPTLHGLPEAQPRVLEWVRARREVNPDDDAPTVGRATQWLDDASGCSDRARAVSAHLRHGDAAAAMAGVAHDVSVRDTAPSCDSPLGRLVEALDGFDAVARCCPARGAAVVVWAHADDADDVEAALRRGGSVMRIEGTDAGDAVDSPFQG; encoded by the coding sequence ATGCCCGTCCCCGCCGCCGTCGAACGAGTCCGCGAGTCCGCGGGGCCGGACGCGACGATCGCGCATGCGCCGGGATCGGTGGAACTGCTCGGCGAGACCTGCGCCGCCACCGGCGGCATGCTGCTGGCCACCGCGCTGCCCGCTTCCGTCGCCGTGGCCCTGGAACCGAACGACTCCGGCGAGCTGACGGTCATCTCCGCGAAGACGGGCGAGGAAACCTCGCTGCCCATGCCCGATTCCGTGCCGGAGGCGTACCCGGCGGAGGTCACCGCGGTCGCGGCGGCCATCGTGGCGCTGCAGCACACCATGCATCTGATCCCCCGCACCGATTCGGGAATCACGGTGCGCTGGGCGTCGAACATCCCGGGCGGGCGGGGCCTCGGCGAGATCGCGGCGCTGCAGTCCGCGGTGGCGCTGGCGGCCAACGCCAGGTGGGGCGACCGCGACGACGTGCCCACCCGCGCCCGGCTGGCCGCCGCCCTCCACGAGGCCTCCGCCGCGCACTACGGCGCCCACTGGCCGCTGCACCCGTACACCGCGGCGCTGCGCAGCCGCCCGGATTCGGTGCTGACCTGCAATCACTCCGACGAGGCCGTCACCCAGACCCCGCGGCCGGACAACCTGGCGCTGATGGTCGCCTACTCCCCCGACATCACCGGCGCGTCGCCGCAGGTGGAGCGCCACGAGTTCTTCGCGGAGGCCTGCTCCGCCTTCGGGGTGCCCACCCTCCACGGCCTGCCCGAGGCCCAGCCGCGCGTGCTCGAGTGGGTCCGCGCCCGCCGCGAGGTCAACCCCGACGACGACGCCCCGACGGTGGGCCGCGCCACCCAGTGGCTCGACGACGCCTCGGGCTGCTCCGACCGCGCCCGCGCCGTGTCCGCGCACCTGCGGCATGGCGACGCCGCCGCCGCGATGGCCGGCGTCGCCCACGACGTGTCGGTGCGCGACACCGCCCCGTCGTGCGATTCGCCGCTCGGCCGCCTGGTCGAGGCGCTGGACGGTTTCGACGCCGTGGCCCGCTGCTGCCCCGCCCGCGGCGCCGCCGTGGTCGTGTGGGCGCATGCCGACGACGCCGACGACGTCGAGGCCGCCCTCCGCCGCGGCGGATCGGTGATGCGCATCGAGGGCACCGACGCCGGCGACGCCGTCGATTCGCCGTTCCAGGGCTGA